In a genomic window of Taylorella equigenitalis ATCC 35865:
- the alr gene encoding alanine racemase: protein MKYPLKSLTIVIASLFAAQSNSAPVLSTDDVKVSQLSELSANAWIEVDVQAFENNIAELQKLLNGKSKVCAILKADAYGHGINLLMPSIIKMNVPCIGIASNEEARIARAHNYEGTIMRVRAASINEIKDGLKYDMEELVGDVTQAQTINALAKEAGKDVRIHISLNSAGMDRNGIDMSTDNGRAEALELTKFSNLKVVGIMTHYPEENEEIIRKDLVRFNEDSKWLIENAGLNRNQIVIHTANSYTTLTVPEAHFDMVRPGGLLYGDSIPTRTEYKRILSFKSRVANINHYPKGSTVGYDRTFKLERDSMLANLPFGYSDGYRRIFSNKGYVLINGHKVPVVGRVSMNTTMVDVTDFPDILEGAEVVIFGTQGDAKVEQADIEEINGALLADLYTVWGNSNPRIAKPTTTN, encoded by the coding sequence ATGAAGTACCCACTTAAATCGCTAACTATTGTTATTGCTTCACTTTTTGCTGCTCAAAGTAACTCTGCACCTGTACTTAGTACAGATGATGTGAAGGTTAGTCAGTTATCAGAGTTATCTGCTAATGCGTGGATAGAGGTTGATGTTCAGGCCTTCGAAAATAATATTGCGGAACTCCAAAAATTGCTTAATGGTAAGTCTAAGGTTTGTGCAATTCTTAAAGCTGATGCTTATGGTCATGGTATTAATCTTTTGATGCCTAGTATTATAAAAATGAATGTGCCATGCATTGGTATTGCCAGCAATGAAGAGGCCCGAATCGCAAGAGCTCACAATTATGAAGGCACTATTATGAGGGTTCGGGCGGCATCTATAAATGAAATTAAGGATGGTCTTAAATATGATATGGAAGAGCTTGTAGGGGATGTGACACAAGCTCAAACTATTAATGCTTTGGCTAAGGAAGCGGGGAAAGATGTACGAATTCACATTTCACTGAATTCTGCTGGTATGGATAGAAATGGAATTGATATGTCTACAGATAATGGTAGGGCAGAAGCACTTGAGCTTACTAAGTTTTCTAATTTAAAAGTAGTGGGTATTATGACTCACTATCCAGAAGAAAATGAGGAAATTATTCGTAAGGATTTGGTTCGTTTTAATGAAGATTCCAAGTGGCTAATCGAAAATGCAGGGTTAAATCGCAATCAAATCGTCATTCATACTGCTAATTCTTATACAACCTTGACAGTTCCAGAAGCACATTTCGATATGGTTAGACCAGGTGGACTTCTGTATGGGGATTCTATACCTACGAGAACTGAATACAAACGTATACTCTCATTTAAATCGAGAGTGGCAAATATAAATCATTATCCAAAAGGTTCAACGGTAGGGTATGACAGAACTTTTAAATTAGAAAGAGACTCAATGCTGGCGAATTTGCCCTTTGGGTATTCTGATGGTTATAGACGTATTTTTTCTAATAAAGGTTATGTTCTTATTAATGGGCATAAAGTTCCTGTGGTAGGTAGAGTGTCTATGAATACTACTATGGTGGATGTTACAGATTTTCCTGATATTTTAGAGGGGGCAGAAGTAGTGATTTTTGGCACTCAGGGAGATGCAAAAGTAGAGCAGGCCGATATCGAGGAAATCAACGGAGCCTTACTTGCCGATCTTTATACAGTGTGGGGAAATTCAAATCCTCGAATAGCAAAACCTACAACAACTAATTAA
- a CDS encoding tetratricopeptide repeat protein produces MSAPKTNEATGVPPMKPLLNIVFNFSCAFAPLISAVISTSVFAQESTSNWSIGFGTSGKATVEKENLVSNSSNNNPIDKLNSALNKTEPNVNPLPLSTIEDRANKGDAHYQFELGYMYYKGDGVTQNHPLAVQWYEKSAAQGFNHAITNLGFMYMMGYGVDKNYSKAIELYEKAASKDFTEAYFHLGYMYEKGWGVEPSLEKTNELYEKAANKNHTEAQYNLGIHYQFGKGVTKDDKKAMEWYKKAAEADHYLAQRNLAYLYEKGEGVEHDYDLAMEWYKKAAKHNDPVAQNNLGLLYEYGKGTSKNWKNAIMWYTLACDNHEKAGCEGKDRIEAKIKKENEDKNKTKIENPSKK; encoded by the coding sequence TTGTCAGCACCGAAGACGAACGAAGCTACTGGAGTTCCCCCTATGAAACCGCTTCTCAACATTGTTTTCAATTTTTCATGTGCATTTGCACCTCTTATTTCTGCTGTAATTTCAACTTCAGTTTTTGCACAGGAATCGACTAGCAACTGGTCTATTGGTTTTGGTACATCAGGCAAAGCCACTGTCGAAAAGGAAAATTTAGTATCAAATTCCTCAAATAATAACCCTATCGATAAGCTAAATTCAGCACTGAATAAAACTGAACCAAATGTAAATCCATTGCCACTTTCGACTATTGAAGATAGAGCAAATAAAGGGGATGCTCATTATCAGTTTGAACTTGGATATATGTATTACAAGGGTGATGGGGTTACTCAAAATCATCCACTTGCTGTCCAATGGTATGAAAAGTCTGCTGCTCAAGGGTTCAACCATGCCATTACTAATTTGGGTTTTATGTATATGATGGGCTATGGGGTTGATAAAAATTATTCCAAGGCCATTGAGCTTTACGAAAAGGCTGCATCTAAGGATTTCACTGAGGCATATTTCCATTTAGGATACATGTATGAGAAAGGTTGGGGTGTGGAACCTAGTTTAGAAAAAACAAATGAGTTGTATGAAAAGGCCGCCAATAAAAATCACACCGAAGCTCAATATAACTTAGGAATTCATTATCAGTTCGGTAAGGGCGTGACCAAGGATGACAAAAAGGCTATGGAATGGTACAAAAAAGCCGCAGAAGCTGATCATTATTTAGCTCAAAGAAATTTAGCTTACCTATATGAAAAAGGCGAAGGTGTTGAACACGATTATGATTTGGCAATGGAGTGGTACAAAAAGGCCGCCAAACATAATGATCCTGTTGCACAGAATAATCTCGGATTGTTGTACGAGTACGGAAAAGGTACTTCTAAAAATTGGAAGAATGCAATTATGTGGTATACATTGGCATGTGACAATCATGAAAAAGCTGGATGCGAAGGAAAGGATCGCATAGAAGCTAAAATAAAAAAGGAAAACGAAGATAAGAATAAGACCAAGATAGAAAACCCATCGAAAAAATGA
- a CDS encoding PDDEXK family nuclease has translation MANKIKQADWMQFEIDCTDYLNKTYGKFFDHKGGGNSYLSDIECKKPGHNFFIECKMPKAQSGQFVLKPDFATKSFAFSTKEPSAGIWAQAIQKYLSDEKVFDKVVNGKEDVNQFIPTLVLIQWVKKAMIQKRVKYVISARVNAKYTGDFKVLLIPVEQIQNYFDISASYRFKYNGSSELSASDRSASMLGIIQSNFGGSNLRWEVDGSLKSDSALRLSGNNSTSFGATNQSRGFSIREIAHNTYKVNKLSNSGSMTLALSITQRPTILETMIDQNIAKFESIEGFTKSKKINKDEEKVPLLERDPKDPFGYLKKFASRSDKNAMSLKKEILNQA, from the coding sequence ATGGCAAACAAAATTAAACAAGCTGACTGGATGCAGTTTGAAATTGACTGCACAGACTACCTAAACAAAACTTACGGTAAGTTTTTCGATCATAAGGGTGGAGGTAACTCATATCTAAGCGATATCGAGTGCAAAAAGCCAGGTCATAACTTCTTTATTGAATGCAAAATGCCTAAGGCACAAAGCGGTCAGTTTGTTTTAAAACCTGATTTTGCTACTAAAAGTTTTGCATTTTCTACTAAAGAGCCTTCTGCAGGAATTTGGGCTCAAGCTATTCAAAAATATCTCTCTGACGAAAAAGTATTCGACAAAGTTGTAAACGGTAAAGAAGACGTAAATCAATTCATCCCTACTCTAGTTCTTATCCAATGGGTCAAAAAAGCAATGATCCAAAAAAGAGTTAAGTATGTAATTTCTGCTAGAGTTAACGCTAAATACACAGGTGATTTTAAAGTTCTACTTATTCCAGTTGAACAAATTCAAAATTATTTTGATATTAGTGCTTCGTACAGATTTAAATACAATGGTTCTAGTGAATTGAGTGCATCTGATAGAAGTGCTTCAATGCTTGGCATAATTCAAAGCAATTTCGGTGGTTCAAATTTAAGATGGGAAGTAGATGGTTCATTAAAATCTGACTCTGCCCTTCGTTTATCAGGAAATAACAGCACATCATTTGGTGCAACCAATCAATCAAGAGGATTTAGCATTAGAGAGATTGCACACAATACATACAAAGTAAACAAACTTTCTAATAGTGGCTCTATGACTTTGGCATTAAGTATCACTCAAAGACCTACTATTCTAGAGACGATGATTGATCAAAATATTGCCAAATTTGAATCAATTGAGGGCTTTACAAAATCTAAAAAAATCAATAAAGATGAAGAAAAAGTCCCTTTATTAGAAAGAGATCCAAAAGACCCATTTGGCTATCTGAAAAAGTTTGCTTCTAGAAGCGATAAAAATGCAATGAGCCTAAAAAAAGAAATTCTTAACCAAGCTTAG
- a CDS encoding tetratricopeptide repeat protein — protein sequence MANICTKSKTPPEANELILRFEQGDSNAASTLGYNYLFGADGFPKNTSLAKEWLEKAVKMNNLDAAVTLGWMYSKGIGVEKDTSKAFELYNLGADGGQREGLFNLGNYFMNRIYVQKDYEMAMRYFIKAANLGQTNALNNIGYMYERSMGVKQDLPMAFRYYKKSADFDIIAGQFNVARMYMFGLGTERNKDEAIRIFKLSCENGYENSCKELKKISPSSN from the coding sequence ATGGCCAACATATGCACAAAATCAAAAACTCCACCTGAAGCTAATGAACTAATTCTAAGATTCGAACAAGGTGATTCTAATGCAGCTTCTACTTTAGGATATAACTATTTATTCGGGGCGGATGGGTTTCCTAAGAATACTTCCTTGGCCAAAGAATGGCTCGAAAAGGCTGTGAAAATGAATAACTTAGATGCTGCGGTTACATTGGGCTGGATGTACTCAAAGGGTATCGGTGTTGAAAAAGATACTAGTAAAGCCTTCGAGCTCTATAATTTGGGGGCTGATGGCGGTCAAAGGGAAGGCTTATTCAATTTAGGCAACTACTTTATGAACAGAATTTATGTCCAAAAGGATTATGAAATGGCAATGAGATATTTTATTAAAGCTGCAAACCTTGGACAGACGAATGCCCTCAACAATATAGGATACATGTATGAAAGATCAATGGGTGTAAAACAGGACCTACCGATGGCTTTTAGGTATTATAAGAAATCGGCAGATTTTGATATTATTGCCGGTCAATTCAATGTCGCTAGAATGTATATGTTTGGTCTAGGTACTGAACGAAATAAAGATGAGGCTATTAGGATATTCAAACTTTCCTGCGAGAATGGCTATGAAAATTCATGTAAAGAGCTTAAGAAGATTAGTCCAAGTAGTAATTAA
- a CDS encoding antibiotic biosynthesis monooxygenase family protein has translation MKYMTMNRFKIHAKYESEYPGIWDESYKNIDTVQGLVDFKLLKLDKELDGEIVVFSSCSVWESKEAFESWKTSENYKEMHKSIPLNKHMYAEHPVMEAFEVVLG, from the coding sequence ATGAAATACATGACTATGAATCGTTTTAAAATTCACGCAAAATATGAAAGTGAATACCCTGGGATCTGGGATGAATCCTATAAAAATATCGATACTGTTCAGGGTTTGGTGGATTTCAAATTATTAAAACTTGATAAAGAATTGGATGGAGAAATTGTTGTATTCTCTTCTTGCAGTGTTTGGGAAAGTAAAGAAGCATTTGAGTCTTGGAAAACTTCAGAAAATTATAAAGAAATGCATAAATCCATACCTCTCAATAAACATATGTATGCTGAACATCCTGTAATGGAGGCATTTGAAGTTGTTTTAGGGTAA
- a CDS encoding CobW family GTP-binding protein gives MPDRIPIHVITGFLGSGKTTLIKNILAHEANSDTLVVVNELGEIGLDNLLVEQVHENTYLLSSGCICCTVLSDVKETLLKVLSDQNACKITPFKNIIIETTGLANPASMLNTLSFDTHLKSKFVVHGMTCVIDGTLAITQSTTHPEWLPQVIASNTWVLSKRDLISAEEERLIKSRVEGLGSNGAWIDHDKLVNTSNLFATEEARTEFHNIPFSSEGFKIHNETQSGVIVFDKLLDWTVFGLWLNILLKQYGESILRIKGMLYLKGQEKPVFLHGVQHCIYPPEHLLEPLWGDGLSRLLFICRGVDIEKIRKSAHTFMKIFKEKS, from the coding sequence ATGCCTGATCGAATTCCAATACACGTTATAACTGGGTTTTTAGGTAGCGGTAAGACCACCCTGATTAAAAATATTCTTGCTCATGAGGCGAATAGTGACACACTTGTTGTGGTTAATGAGTTGGGTGAAATTGGACTCGATAATTTGCTTGTAGAGCAAGTCCATGAAAACACTTATTTGCTGTCGTCGGGATGTATCTGTTGTACTGTGCTTTCCGATGTTAAGGAAACCCTGCTGAAAGTGCTCTCTGATCAAAATGCCTGCAAAATTACTCCTTTTAAAAATATTATTATCGAAACTACGGGTCTAGCTAATCCCGCTTCAATGCTTAATACCCTTAGCTTTGATACTCATTTAAAAAGTAAGTTTGTAGTTCATGGTATGACATGCGTTATTGATGGCACGTTGGCAATTACTCAGTCAACCACGCATCCTGAGTGGCTTCCGCAAGTCATTGCCAGCAATACATGGGTTTTATCTAAACGTGATTTAATTTCTGCAGAAGAAGAGAGGCTAATTAAGAGCAGAGTTGAGGGGCTTGGCTCAAATGGTGCATGGATAGACCATGATAAACTTGTAAATACTTCGAATTTATTTGCGACCGAGGAAGCACGGACTGAGTTTCATAATATACCATTCTCTTCTGAGGGCTTTAAAATACATAATGAAACACAGTCTGGTGTTATAGTTTTTGATAAGCTTTTGGATTGGACTGTGTTCGGTTTGTGGTTAAATATCTTGCTTAAACAATATGGAGAGTCTATATTGCGTATAAAAGGTATGCTCTACTTAAAAGGGCAAGAAAAACCAGTTTTTTTGCATGGTGTTCAGCATTGCATCTATCCGCCAGAACACCTGCTGGAGCCACTTTGGGGCGATGGTCTTTCAAGGCTATTGTTTATTTGCCGTGGCGTAGATATAGAGAAAATCCGCAAGTCAGCCCACACATTTATGAAGATATTTAAGGAGAAATCATGA
- a CDS encoding polysaccharide deacetylase family protein, which translates to MAKEIFVSFGIDVDAVAGWLGSYGGEDSPDDISRGLFAGEVGSLRLLDLFAKHGLTTTWFIPGHSVETFPKQMAEVVKAGHEVGMHGYSHENPIAMTREQEQAVLDKCFDLIKDLSGKAPTGYVAPWWEFSNVTNELLLEKGIKYDHSLMHNDFTPYYVRVGDKWTKIDYSQDAESWMKPLVRGTESDLIEIPASWYLDDLPPMMFIKKSPNSHGFVNPRDIEDMWRDQFDWVYENMDYAVFPITIHPDVSGRPQVLLMLDRLIKHIKSHDGVKIVTMNEIADDFAKRCPRQN; encoded by the coding sequence ATGGCTAAAGAAATTTTCGTATCATTTGGTATTGATGTAGATGCTGTTGCAGGCTGGCTTGGCTCTTATGGAGGAGAGGATTCACCAGATGACATTTCTCGCGGTTTATTTGCGGGTGAGGTTGGATCTTTACGACTTCTAGATCTTTTTGCAAAGCATGGTTTGACTACAACTTGGTTTATTCCAGGTCACTCAGTTGAGACATTTCCAAAGCAAATGGCTGAGGTTGTGAAAGCTGGTCACGAAGTAGGTATGCACGGATATAGCCATGAGAATCCTATTGCCATGACTAGAGAGCAGGAGCAAGCTGTTCTTGATAAGTGCTTCGATTTAATTAAGGATTTATCAGGTAAAGCTCCAACTGGTTATGTGGCACCTTGGTGGGAGTTTAGCAATGTAACAAACGAGCTTTTACTAGAGAAGGGTATAAAGTATGACCATAGCTTGATGCATAATGATTTCACACCGTACTATGTACGTGTGGGAGATAAGTGGACCAAAATAGATTACAGTCAAGATGCAGAATCATGGATGAAACCTCTTGTTCGTGGTACGGAATCAGATTTAATTGAAATTCCTGCAAGTTGGTATCTCGATGATTTGCCTCCTATGATGTTTATAAAAAAATCTCCAAACAGTCATGGCTTTGTGAATCCACGAGATATAGAGGATATGTGGCGTGATCAATTCGACTGGGTTTACGAAAATATGGATTATGCTGTATTCCCAATTACTATTCACCCTGATGTGTCAGGACGCCCTCAAGTTTTACTTATGCTTGATCGTCTAATCAAGCATATCAAATCGCATGATGGCGTGAAGATTGTGACTATGAACGAAATCGCAGATGATTTCGCAAAACGCTGTCCTCGTCAAAATTAA
- a CDS encoding ABC transporter ATP-binding protein produces the protein MTRLILHNISKFYDHNQVVQNVSLEFEKGEFIALLGPSGCGKTTLLRMIAGFEPVSEGEIRFGSKILSSATPYKQVHIPPEKREISMVFQSYALWPHMHVDGNVGYALKLKGIKGQEYKSRVHDALKAVNLENFADRYPNELSGGQRQRVALARCLVSTPKIVLLDEPLANLDQHLRGSMERTFREFQRKTGATFIYVTHDQAEAMALADKIAVMNAGRVEQFDTPENLYNKPLSEWVARFIGKGSILNLPSIGGNILVRPQHVHVRNFANLQVVVKERIFKGAHYAYNADLEDGQEILFYSEDLIDIGSRIGIELEKYSKIS, from the coding sequence ATGACTAGACTTATTCTTCATAATATCTCTAAATTTTACGACCACAATCAGGTCGTGCAAAATGTATCACTCGAGTTCGAAAAGGGTGAATTCATAGCCCTACTTGGTCCATCTGGATGTGGTAAAACCACCTTGCTTCGTATGATTGCTGGATTTGAACCCGTTTCAGAAGGTGAGATTCGCTTTGGTTCAAAAATTCTTTCAAGTGCCACTCCTTATAAGCAAGTTCATATACCCCCTGAAAAACGTGAAATTAGTATGGTTTTTCAATCTTATGCACTTTGGCCTCATATGCACGTTGACGGAAATGTCGGTTACGCCCTAAAACTTAAGGGTATAAAAGGGCAAGAGTATAAGTCCCGTGTGCATGATGCCCTTAAAGCCGTTAATTTAGAGAATTTCGCAGACCGCTACCCCAATGAGCTAAGCGGGGGTCAACGTCAACGCGTCGCACTTGCACGTTGCCTCGTATCAACACCTAAAATAGTGCTTCTTGACGAGCCCCTTGCGAATTTGGATCAGCATCTTCGTGGTTCGATGGAACGCACATTCCGTGAATTTCAGCGCAAAACGGGTGCTACATTTATCTATGTGACACACGATCAAGCCGAAGCTATGGCTCTTGCAGATAAGATTGCAGTGATGAATGCAGGTAGGGTTGAACAGTTTGATACCCCTGAGAACCTTTATAACAAGCCTCTTTCGGAGTGGGTTGCCAGATTTATCGGCAAAGGCTCCATCCTAAACCTTCCTTCAATTGGTGGCAATATTCTCGTCCGCCCTCAGCATGTACATGTACGTAATTTTGCGAATTTACAGGTTGTTGTAAAAGAACGTATATTTAAAGGTGCTCACTATGCTTATAATGCAGATTTAGAAGATGGGCAAGAGATATTGTTCTACTCAGAAGATCTTATTGATATTGGTTCGAGAATTGGGATTGAGTTAGAAAAGTATTCGAAGATTTCTTAG
- a CDS encoding ABC transporter permease gives MKRSSLPTPIIWGLVFIILIISVLPTARLVLQVLMDIAEADKSSFSKIMAQSSTWTATFNSLYTSGLAMLLSLIIGGSLALLITLTNVRFKSFFVMMFMLPMMIPPQVMALSWLQLMGPNSALLKMIGLAPDLGSKQPLYSDWGIILLLGIQSAPLVFLTIRTNILNIPKELIEAARLSGASLRDVLVDMILPLCKNAIVAAAAIAFISALGNFGIPAMLGIPASFYVLPTLVYQKMADFGPTMIDQVASISVLIASLSLIVVWLQNYFQRKMQIMGLPGKPLSFKLGKGRIWIEGGIAIFLTLILVVPLIALVISSLVPAQGVVLTWDTLSLHGYANLFTPQSVTWRAFKNSFFLSIGAAMCIVMIGIPLALWFTKSRSRLVNWLQIAMDVPYALPGVVLSIAVILLFARPLPLIDIVLYGTIWTIFFAYLSRFFTVGFKPIESTMMQMDDSFEEAAQLCGAGRMQRLRDIIFPLLVPASFAGMILVFLLAFNELTVSALLWSFGNETVGVLIFNMEESGDGIMASAMSVVVVAIVVLLMLVLDMFSRYIPKGVIPWRS, from the coding sequence TTGAAGAGAAGTTCATTGCCAACTCCCATAATTTGGGGGTTGGTTTTTATTATTCTGATTATATCGGTCTTACCAACTGCCCGACTTGTTCTGCAGGTATTGATGGATATTGCAGAGGCCGATAAATCCTCTTTCTCCAAAATAATGGCCCAAAGTTCTACATGGACGGCCACATTTAATAGCCTATATACTTCTGGGCTGGCAATGCTTCTATCCCTCATCATTGGAGGTTCACTTGCACTACTTATAACATTAACAAATGTGCGATTTAAAAGCTTTTTCGTCATGATGTTTATGTTGCCCATGATGATACCGCCTCAAGTTATGGCTTTAAGTTGGCTTCAGCTGATGGGTCCTAATAGTGCTTTGTTAAAAATGATAGGGCTTGCTCCTGATCTTGGCTCTAAGCAACCTTTGTATTCAGATTGGGGGATTATTTTGCTTTTGGGTATTCAGAGTGCACCTTTGGTGTTTCTGACTATTCGCACAAATATACTGAATATTCCTAAAGAGCTAATAGAGGCAGCACGCCTAAGCGGGGCATCACTTCGGGATGTGCTTGTGGACATGATATTGCCACTTTGTAAAAATGCTATAGTAGCAGCTGCAGCTATAGCATTTATTTCAGCACTTGGTAATTTTGGAATCCCTGCAATGCTAGGGATTCCAGCTTCGTTTTATGTATTGCCAACTTTGGTTTATCAAAAAATGGCTGATTTTGGGCCAACCATGATAGATCAGGTGGCATCAATTTCTGTTTTGATTGCATCTTTATCGCTTATTGTCGTGTGGTTGCAAAATTACTTTCAACGTAAGATGCAAATTATGGGACTTCCTGGAAAGCCTCTTAGTTTTAAGCTAGGGAAAGGGCGTATTTGGATTGAAGGCGGTATTGCTATTTTTTTAACTTTAATTTTAGTAGTACCTCTTATTGCTTTAGTAATAAGCTCTTTAGTTCCAGCTCAGGGAGTTGTTCTTACATGGGATACACTAAGCCTTCATGGCTATGCGAATTTGTTTACGCCCCAAAGTGTGACCTGGCGAGCATTTAAAAATAGTTTCTTTTTGTCTATCGGTGCGGCTATGTGTATTGTAATGATTGGGATTCCACTTGCGTTGTGGTTTACAAAATCGCGAAGTCGTCTTGTGAATTGGTTGCAGATTGCGATGGATGTCCCGTATGCATTGCCAGGTGTTGTTCTTTCGATCGCAGTAATTCTGCTATTTGCTAGGCCATTGCCACTTATTGATATTGTTTTATATGGTACGATTTGGACGATATTTTTTGCCTATCTTTCCCGTTTTTTTACGGTTGGATTTAAGCCAATAGAGAGCACTATGATGCAGATGGACGATTCGTTTGAGGAGGCGGCACAGTTGTGCGGGGCGGGGCGTATGCAACGTCTGCGTGACATAATTTTTCCATTGCTTGTGCCTGCTTCTTTTGCGGGGATGATTCTTGTTTTTCTGCTTGCATTCAATGAATTGACGGTATCTGCGTTGCTTTGGTCTTTTGGCAATGAAACCGTCGGCGTCCTTATTTTTAATATGGAAGAGAGTGGTGATGGGATTATGGCTTCTGCTATGTCTGTTGTGGTTGTGGCTATTGTAGTTTTGCTTATGCTTGTATTGGATATGTTTTCCAGGTACATTCCTAAGGGCGTAATCCCGTGGAGGAGTTAA
- a CDS encoding ABC transporter substrate-binding protein, which produces MIKKLIPLVVTGLFAMTATQAQNLTLYTSQPVADAQMTVEAFEKANPGVKVEWVRDGTTKLMTKFRAELEAGVTKPDLLLIADSVTLEQLKKEGLLATHDSKEKSNYDEALYDKEGYYYGTKLITTGIAYHKDAKVKPASWKDLTKPELKGQAAMPSPLYSGAALIHLSALTTNPEFGWDYYKALKENDMNPIKGNGSVLKAIAAGEKPYGVLVDYLAIREKAKGSPVEFVFPQEGVSMVTEPVAILKSSKNQELASKFVDFLLSAEGQELVVKQGYLPARNGVTPPAGFPDRKDIKLLPFDSAKALENTEKDKEEFSKIFN; this is translated from the coding sequence ATGATCAAGAAATTAATTCCTCTAGTTGTTACAGGCTTGTTCGCTATGACTGCAACCCAAGCTCAAAATCTAACTTTATATACTTCACAACCAGTAGCCGATGCTCAGATGACTGTGGAAGCATTCGAAAAAGCTAACCCTGGTGTTAAAGTTGAGTGGGTGCGTGATGGTACTACTAAACTTATGACAAAATTTCGTGCAGAGTTAGAGGCTGGTGTAACAAAACCTGACTTACTACTTATTGCTGATAGTGTGACTTTAGAGCAGTTGAAAAAAGAGGGTTTACTAGCGACTCACGACTCAAAAGAAAAATCAAATTATGATGAAGCTCTTTACGATAAAGAAGGGTATTACTACGGTACAAAATTGATTACTACCGGTATTGCATATCACAAGGATGCAAAAGTTAAACCAGCATCTTGGAAGGATCTAACAAAGCCTGAATTAAAAGGTCAAGCTGCTATGCCTAGCCCACTTTACTCTGGTGCAGCTCTAATACATTTGTCAGCATTAACTACAAATCCTGAATTCGGTTGGGACTACTACAAGGCTCTTAAAGAAAACGATATGAATCCAATAAAAGGTAATGGAAGTGTTCTTAAAGCAATAGCAGCTGGCGAAAAACCATATGGTGTGCTTGTTGATTATCTTGCTATCCGTGAAAAAGCTAAGGGTTCACCTGTAGAATTTGTATTTCCTCAAGAAGGTGTTTCTATGGTTACGGAGCCAGTTGCGATTCTAAAAAGCTCAAAAAATCAGGAGCTCGCATCTAAGTTTGTGGACTTCCTGCTTTCTGCAGAAGGACAAGAGCTTGTTGTTAAACAGGGCTATCTTCCAGCACGAAATGGTGTAACACCTCCGGCTGGCTTCCCTGATCGTAAGGATATAAAACTTCTACCGTTCGATTCAGCTAAAGCTTTAGAAAATACTGAAAAAGACAAAGAAGAATTCTCTAAAATCTTTAATTAA